The following DNA comes from Paraburkholderia sp. PGU19.
AGTCTGTTTGAACGTTCCGGATCGATAGTGACGATCACCGGCCTGCTACTGGCGTCACGCCACTATTTTGCGTACACCGTGACTGATCTGGTTGTAGCTCGCACAAACAAGGGCGGCGGATTCAAAGCTCGCAAAGTTCTCGGCGACGTCCTGGCAGCCAGGCGCGGGCTAACGCTTTCGGCGTTTGGGACGCTCATTTGGGGATGGGGAATATTTCTGCGTTGGTGGAGCTTCGCCGTGCTGGCGCTGTGGATGGCATTTGTGCTCTACCGGGCATTTCGCGATCCAGTATTGCACCGCCGACGCGACGACGTGTTGCCGCCCGTGACGAACGTCAACAGAAGGTTCCGAAACAAGCCCGAACGCCGGTGCAAGCGAACGACTCCTGATAGCCGTCCGCTTACCGAGCAGACATTGCCGGCAATCGCTTTCGCGCAACGACGACGTCGGAAGCTCGGGTGCGACTCTCACTGATGTGCGGATCGACTCTTGGCAAAGAATGAGTGAGTATCGAGCAACGTCCGCCGACGCCTTTCCGTTCACACAGCCAACTGCGTCGAATACAGATCCATCAACCACTCGATAAAAATGTCGACTCGCCTCGGCCTCGTCCGGTTAGGCATATACACAACAGAAACCGGCCGGGGATTCGAAGGATAATCTCGCAACACCATATTCAGCCGGCCCGCACGCACGTGGGCATCGAGTATGAAGGTGCCACCCTGTATCAACCCGAGGCCCGCCAGTCCACACGCCACGTAGGTATCGGCGTCGTTCACAAGGATCGCGCTTTTGAGTGGAATGGTACGGACCTCGTCTCCGTCGATGAACTCCCAACCTCTGATACGCCCCGACTTCATCGCGTAACTGACGCCGATGTGATCGCTGAGATCACTCAATGTAACAGGCTCGCCATACGCGCGAATATAGTCGGGCGACGCGTAGGTCAGCGTCTTGTAGATACCCACTGTCCTGGCGATCAGTCCGAGTTCGCTCATCGGTCCCACGCGGACCGCGCAGTCGAGCCCGTCTTCAATCAGATCGGGGTGTTGATCGGCTATGCTGATGTCGAGTTGAATGTCGGGATTATTGGCGAAGAAGTCCGGCAACTGCGGGATCACGACGGATTTCGCGACCAGTGAGGGCATGCTCACGCGGACCTTTCCGCTATTGCTTCCCTTCGATGCCTGCGCGTCGGCGTCCATTTCCTCCAGGTCTCGCAGAAGCGCCACGCAACGTTCGTAATAGCGAATGCCAGCATCGGTCGGCTTGCTTCGCCGCGTTGTCCGGTTCAGAAGCTTCACGCCCAAATCCGACTCCAGAGCCTGAACCATACGCGTGACATAGACCGTCGACGTATGCAGTACTTCGGCGGCCCCCGTAAAGCTATTCGATTCGATCACCTTCACATACGTCTTGATTGCAGAGATCTTGTCCATCGTATGCTTGCGTGTCGTCTTTGATATTGATCG
Coding sequences within:
- a CDS encoding LysR family transcriptional regulator, which translates into the protein MDKISAIKTYVKVIESNSFTGAAEVLHTSTVYVTRMVQALESDLGVKLLNRTTRRSKPTDAGIRYYERCVALLRDLEEMDADAQASKGSNSGKVRVSMPSLVAKSVVIPQLPDFFANNPDIQLDISIADQHPDLIEDGLDCAVRVGPMSELGLIARTVGIYKTLTYASPDYIRAYGEPVTLSDLSDHIGVSYAMKSGRIRGWEFIDGDEVRTIPLKSAILVNDADTYVACGLAGLGLIQGGTFILDAHVRAGRLNMVLRDYPSNPRPVSVVYMPNRTRPRRVDIFIEWLMDLYSTQLAV